A region of Arabidopsis thaliana chromosome 5, partial sequence DNA encodes the following proteins:
- a CDS encoding ECA1 gametogenesis related family protein (ECA1 gametogenesis related family protein; LOCATED IN: endomembrane system; CONTAINS InterPro DOMAIN/s: Protein of unknown function DUF1278 (InterPro:IPR010701); BEST Arabidopsis thaliana protein match is: ECA1 gametogenesis related family protein (TAIR:AT4G09545.1); Has 130 Blast hits to 122 proteins in 4 species: Archae - 0; Bacteria - 0; Metazoa - 0; Fungi - 0; Plants - 130; Viruses - 0; Other Eukaryotes - 0 (source: NCBI BLink).), with protein sequence MSIKNVLSLLAVLCIIVSVNAQLPQIPGPFPFPFPFQPIPGMPGLLDITKCLSSVMDIPRCITEISQSIFIGKFGNLGPACCKAFLDAEANCMPKIPFIPLFPPMLKEQCSRIAGATPPTPK encoded by the coding sequence ATGTCTATCAAAAATGTGCTTTCACTTCTTGCGGTTTTATGCATCATTGTTTCTGTAAATGCTCAATTGCCACAGATTCCTGGTCCGTTTCCTTTTCCATTTCCGTTCCAACCGATTCCTGGTATGCCAGGATTACTTGacataacaaaatgtttgtCATCCGTGATGGATATTCCCAGATGCATTACAGAAATTTCTCAATCTATTTTCATTGGAAAATTCGGTAATTTAGGTCCGGCTTGTTGCAAAGCATTTTTGGATGCTGAAGCCAATTGTATGCCCAAAATTCCATTCATTCCGCTTTTTCCTCCAATGCTAAAGGAACAATGTTCAAGAATTGCTGGTGCAACTCCTCCGACACCAAAATAG
- a CDS encoding Basic-leucine zipper (bZIP) transcription factor family protein (Basic-leucine zipper (bZIP) transcription factor family protein; CONTAINS InterPro DOMAIN/s: Basic-leucine zipper (bZIP) transcription factor (InterPro:IPR004827), bZIP transcription factor, bZIP-1 (InterPro:IPR011616); BEST Arabidopsis thaliana protein match is: abscisic acid responsive elements-binding factor 2 (TAIR:AT1G45249.1); Has 1807 Blast hits to 1807 proteins in 277 species: Archae - 0; Bacteria - 0; Metazoa - 736; Fungi - 347; Plants - 385; Viruses - 0; Other Eukaryotes - 339 (source: NCBI BLink).) → MDSYWRLKNLVNDLPVSTSLSRQGSIYSWTVDQFQTSLGLDCGSMNMDELVKHISSAEETQEGSQRQGSTTLPPTLSKQNVGEVWKSITEEKHTNNNGGVTNITHLQGQQTLGEITLEEFFIRAGARGGNTNGGSIHDSSSSISGNPHTSLGVQIQPKAMVSDFMNNMVPRSHDSYLHQNVNGSMSTYQPQQSIMSMPNGYSYGKQIRFSNGSLGSGNQSLQDTKRSLVPSVATIPSEAITCSPVTPFPTLNGKQKINGESSLLSPSPYISNGSTSTRGGKINSEITAEKQFVDKKLRRKIKNRESAARSRARKQAQTMEVEVELENLKKDYEELLKQHVELRKRQMEPGMISLHERPERKLRRTKSDIK, encoded by the exons ATGGATAGTTACTGGAGACTTAAAAACTTGGTGAATGATTTGCCAGTTAGTACTTCTTTAAGCCGACAAGGATCAATATACTCATGGACAGTAGATCAGTTTCAGACCAGCTTAGGGTTAGATTGTGGATCAATGAACATGGATGAGTTGGTTAAGCATATATCAAGTGCTGAAGAAACACAAGAGGGGTCGCAGAGGCAAGGCTCAACTACTCTGCCTCCAACACTTAGCAAACAAAATGTTGGTGAAGTTTGGAAATCTATCACAGAGGAAAAACACACCAATAACAATGGAGGAGTAACAAACATTACTCATCTTCAGGGACAACAAACCTTAGGGGAAATCACTCTTGAAGAGTTTTTCATCCGTGCTGGAGCAAGAGGAGGTAATACCAATGGTGGCTCCATTCATGACTCATCGTCATCGATTTCCGGTAATCCACACACTAGTTTGGGTGTTCAGATTCAGCCAAAAGCCATGGTTTCTGATTTTATGAACAATATGGTTCCAAGGAGTCATGATTCTTATTTGCATCAAAATGTGAATGGATCTATGTCAACATATCAACCACAACAATCTATCATGTCTATGCCAAATGGTTATTCTTATGGAAAACAAATCCGATTCTCAAATGGTTCCTTGGGATCTGGTAACCAAAGTCTCCAAGATACGAAGAGAAGCTTGGTCCCAAGTGTTGCGACAATTCCAAGTGAAGCCATAACATGTTCACCGGTTACCCCATTTCCAACATTAAATGGGAAACAAAAGATTAACGGTGAGTCTTCATTACTCTCACCATCTCCATACATTAGTAATGGTAGTACTAGTACAAGAGGTGGGAAGATTAATAGTGAAATTACCGCGGAAAAACAATTCGTTGACAAAAAGCTTAGGAGAAAGATTAAGAACCGAGAATCCGCAGCGAGATCACGGGCTCGAAAGCAA GCTCAAACTATGGAGGTTGAAGTTGAACTTGAAAACTTAAAGAAAGATTATGAAGAGCTACTAAAACAACATGTAGAGTTGCGGAAAAGACAAATGGAACCA GGAATGATTAGCCTTCATGAACGACCGGAGAGAAAGCTGAGGAGAACGAAATCGGACATCAAGTGA
- the COR27 gene encoding cold regulated protein 27 (cold regulated gene 27; BEST Arabidopsis thaliana protein match is: unknown protein (TAIR:AT4G33980.1); Has 74 Blast hits to 74 proteins in 12 species: Archae - 0; Bacteria - 0; Metazoa - 0; Fungi - 0; Plants - 74; Viruses - 0; Other Eukaryotes - 0 (source: NCBI BLink).), giving the protein MVGDYRGRFSSRRFSDDSDDSSDDASSVEGETTSSMYSAGKEYMETEWTNEKHSLYLKSMEASFVDQLYNSLGALGKNENVSESTRFGSGRKPSQEQFKVLHDGFWQKINVKQPEHRINGRHGGNSHEFLRSPWIKHYKPLVKTQIPVTDEPENQVVSSSNGKKGICSSGSASSLKQLSSHSRDHDQISVGEEVSDQNFVNEGIKGENGSSKKMKTVMMSESSSTDQVVPLNKLLQHDVNLKSVS; this is encoded by the exons ATGGTTGGTGATTACAGAGGACGCTTTAGTAGCCGTCGTTTCTCCGATGACTCTGACGATTCTTCCGACGATGCTTCTTCCGTGGAGGGAGAGACCACTTCTTCCATG TACTCTGCGGGGAAAGAGTATATGGAAACAGAATGGACTAATGAGAAGCATAGTTTATATCTTAAATCTATGGAAGCTTCATTCGTAGATCAGTTATATAACTCGCTCGGAGCTCTCGGGAAGAACGAGAATGTATCCGAATCAACGAGGTTCGGTAGCGGTAGAAAACCGTCTCAAGAACAG TTCAAGGTTCTTCATGATGGTTTCTGGCAGAAGATTAATGTGAAACAACCTGAACATCGGATTAACGGAAGGCACGGTGGTAATTCTCATGAGTTTCTTAGGAGTCCATGGATTAAGCATTATAAACCTTTAGTAAAGACACAAATCCCGGTAACGGATGAGCCCGAAAATCAAGTTGTTAGCAGCTCTAATGGGAAGAAGGGAATATGCAGCTCTGGCTCAGCCTCTAGTCTCAAGCAGCTAAGCTCTCATTCGCGTGACCACGACCAAATCAGCGTTGGAGAAG AGGTATCGGATCAGAACTTTGTTAACGAAGGAATAAAAGGCGAAAACGGAAGctcgaagaagatgaagacggTGATGATGAGTGAATCGTCGAGTACCGATCAG GTTGTTCCACTCAATAAACTCTTGCAACATGACGTAAATTTGAAGTCTGTTTCTTGA
- the SCP2 gene encoding sterol carrier protein 2 (sterol carrier protein 2 (SCP2); FUNCTIONS IN: oxidoreductase activity, sterol binding; INVOLVED IN: glyoxylate metabolic process, intracellular lipid transport, fatty acid beta-oxidation, seed germination; LOCATED IN: peroxisome; EXPRESSED IN: 32 plant structures; EXPRESSED DURING: 16 growth stages; CONTAINS InterPro DOMAIN/s: SCP2 sterol-binding domain (InterPro:IPR003033), Short-chain dehydrogenase/reductase SDR (InterPro:IPR002198); Has 1807 Blast hits to 1807 proteins in 277 species: Archae - 0; Bacteria - 0; Metazoa - 736; Fungi - 347; Plants - 385; Viruses - 0; Other Eukaryotes - 339 (source: NCBI BLink).) encodes MANTQLKSDAIMDMMKEHLSTDAGKEVTEKIGLVYQINIAPKKLGFEEVTYIVDLKKGEVTKGKYEGGKVDATFSFKDDDFVKVATGKMNPQMAFIRGAMKIKGSLSAAQKFTPDIFPKPSKL; translated from the exons ATGGCGAATACCCAACTCAAATCCGATGCAATCATGGACATGATGAAGGAACATCTTTCCACCGACGCCGGGAAAGAGGTCACAGAGAAGATCGGTCTTGTTTATCAGATCAACATTGCTCCAAAG aaattagggtttgaagAGGTTACTTACATCGTTGATCTGAAGAAAGGCGAAGTCACCAAAG GGAAATATGAAGGAGGGAAAGTGGATGCTACGTTCTCCTTCAAGGATGATGATTTTGTCAAAGTTGCCACTGGAAAGATGAATCCTCAGATGGCTTTCATTAG GGGTGCGATGAAGATCAAGGGTAGTCTCAGTGCTGCGCAGAAATTCACCCCTGACATCTTCCCTAAACCTTCAAAGTTGTGA
- the COR27 gene encoding cold regulated protein 27 (cold regulated gene 27 (COR27); BEST Arabidopsis thaliana protein match is: unknown protein (TAIR:AT4G33980.1); Has 74 Blast hits to 74 proteins in 12 species: Archae - 0; Bacteria - 0; Metazoa - 0; Fungi - 0; Plants - 74; Viruses - 0; Other Eukaryotes - 0 (source: NCBI BLink).), with protein MVGDYRGRFSSRRFSDDSDDSSDDASSVEGETTSSMYSAGKEYMETEWTNEKHSLYLKSMEASFVDQLYNSLGALGKNENVSESTRFGSGRKPSQEQFKVLHDGFWQKINVKQPEHRINGRHGGNSHEFLRSPWIKHYKPLVKTQIPVTDEPENQVVSSSNGKKGICSSGSASSLKQLSSHSRDHDQISVGEAEVSDQNFVNEGIKGENGSSKKMKTVMMSESSSTDQVVPLNKLLQHDVNLKSVS; from the exons ATGGTTGGTGATTACAGAGGACGCTTTAGTAGCCGTCGTTTCTCCGATGACTCTGACGATTCTTCCGACGATGCTTCTTCCGTGGAGGGAGAGACCACTTCTTCCATG TACTCTGCGGGGAAAGAGTATATGGAAACAGAATGGACTAATGAGAAGCATAGTTTATATCTTAAATCTATGGAAGCTTCATTCGTAGATCAGTTATATAACTCGCTCGGAGCTCTCGGGAAGAACGAGAATGTATCCGAATCAACGAGGTTCGGTAGCGGTAGAAAACCGTCTCAAGAACAG TTCAAGGTTCTTCATGATGGTTTCTGGCAGAAGATTAATGTGAAACAACCTGAACATCGGATTAACGGAAGGCACGGTGGTAATTCTCATGAGTTTCTTAGGAGTCCATGGATTAAGCATTATAAACCTTTAGTAAAGACACAAATCCCGGTAACGGATGAGCCCGAAAATCAAGTTGTTAGCAGCTCTAATGGGAAGAAGGGAATATGCAGCTCTGGCTCAGCCTCTAGTCTCAAGCAGCTAAGCTCTCATTCGCGTGACCACGACCAAATCAGCGTTGGAGAAG CAGAGGTATCGGATCAGAACTTTGTTAACGAAGGAATAAAAGGCGAAAACGGAAGctcgaagaagatgaagacggTGATGATGAGTGAATCGTCGAGTACCGATCAG GTTGTTCCACTCAATAAACTCTTGCAACATGACGTAAATTTGAAGTCTGTTTCTTGA
- a CDS encoding Polynucleotidyl transferase, ribonuclease H-like superfamily protein (Polynucleotidyl transferase, ribonuclease H-like superfamily protein; FUNCTIONS IN: ribonuclease H activity, nucleic acid binding; INVOLVED IN: biological_process unknown; LOCATED IN: cellular_component unknown; CONTAINS InterPro DOMAIN/s: Polynucleotidyl transferase, ribonuclease H fold (InterPro:IPR012337), Ribonuclease H (InterPro:IPR002156), RNA-directed DNA polymerase (reverse transcriptase), related (InterPro:IPR015706); BEST Arabidopsis thaliana protein match is: Ribonuclease H-like superfamily protein (TAIR:AT2G02650.1); Has 30201 Blast hits to 17322 proteins in 780 species: Archae - 12; Bacteria - 1396; Metazoa - 17338; Fungi - 3422; Plants - 5037; Viruses - 0; Other Eukaryotes - 2996 (source: NCBI BLink).), with protein sequence MTDEERHRRHLSASNVSQVYIGGVESVLHVFRDCPAQLGIWVRFVPRRRQQGFFSKSLFEWLYDNLCDRSSCEDIPWSTIFAVIIWWGWKWRCSNIFGENTKCRDRVKFVKEWVVEVYRAHLGNALVGSTQPRVERLIGWVLPCVGWVKVNTDGASRGNPGLASAGGVLRDCEGAWCGGFSLNIGRCSAQHAELWGVYYGLYFAWEKKVPRVELEVDSEAIVGFLKTGISDSHPLSFLVRLCHNFLQKDWRILLGLLN encoded by the exons ATGACAGATGAGGAACGGCATCGAAGACATCTTAGCGCCTCGAATGTGTCTCAGGTTTATATAGGTGGAGTTGAATCTGTGCTTCACGTGTTTAGAGACTGTCCAGCTCAATTGGGGATTTGGGTCAGATTTGTGCCGCGAAGGAGGCAGCAGGGGTTCTTTTCGAAATCTCTGTTTGAATGGCTCTATGATAACTTGTGTGATAGGAGTAGCTGTGAGGATATACCGTGGTCCACCATTTTTGCGGTGATAATATGGTGGGGGTGGAAGTGGAGATGCAGTAATATATTTGGGGAGAACACGAAATGCAGGGACCGTGTGAAATTTGTTAAAGAGTGGGTTGTGGAAGTGTATAGAGCACATTTGGGTAACGCTTTGGTTGGAAGTACGCAACCTAGAGTTGAACGGCTGATTGGTTGGGTGCTTCCATGTGTGGGTTGGGTGAAAGTAAACACAGATGGGGCGTCTCGTGGAAATCCGGGGCTGGCTTCTGCAGGCGGAGTACTACGGGATTGTGAAGGAGCTTGGTGTGGTGGCTTTTCTCTAAATATAGGCCGATGCTCAGCTCAACATGCAGAGCTATGGGGAGTGTATTACGGATTGTATTTCGCATGGGAGAAGAAGGTGCCTCGAGTGGAGTTGGAGGTGGATTCAGAGGCGATAGTGGGTTTCCTCAAAACAGGGATTAGTGACTCTCATCCGCTGTCATTCCTGGTGCGGTTGTGCCACAACTTTCTACAGAAAGACTG GAGGATACTCTTGGGTCTACTCAACTAA